The stretch of DNA CCGTGCTGGAGGACCCGCCGCCGGTGCAGACGTACGAGAAGGGCTCGTGGGGCCCGCAGGCTGCGCTCGACCTCGCGGGCGAGCGCGGCTGGCACCTGCGATGACGGGGTCCCCACCAGGTCCGACGTCGGGGCCGCTGCCGATCTCCGACCACGGCCTGGTCGGAGACCTGCGCACGGCCGCGCTCGTCGGCACCGACGGGACCATCGGCTGGTTCTGTCCCGGGCGCTTCGACGCGCCGAGCGTGTTCGCGTCGGTGCTCGACGACGAGCGCGGCGGGGCCTGGGAGCTCGAGCCGGTCGACGGGTCGGTGCGGTCGCAGCAGTTCTACTTCCCCGACACCGCGATCCTCGCCACCCGCTTCCTCACCGACGACGGCGTGGTCGAGGTGCACGACTTCATGCCCGTGCTCCGCGCGGAGGACCCCGACCACCGCCAGCGCCTCGTGCGTCGCGTCGTGGCCGTCCGCGGACGCTCCGTGGTCCGCACCCGGGTGGCGGCCCGCCCCCACTACGGGCGCACGACGCCCGACCTCGAGCTGCTCGACGTCGCGTCGGGCCACGGGGTCTCCCTCACCTGCGAGGGCCGGGGTGACGACCCGGGCGTGCGCATGGCGTTCGGCGCGACGGTGCCGCTCGAGGTCGACGCCGGCGACGTGACCGCCGAGTTCACGCTCGAGGAGGGCGAGCGGGCCCTGTTCGTGCTGGAGGTGCTCGACCCGCACGCCGACACCCCCACCGACGGCTGCGACGACACCGACACGTCGGCGCTGTTCGAGGCGACGTCGCAGTTCTGGCGCAGCTGGCTGTCGCAGTCGACGTACGCCGGCCGGTGGCGCGAGACGGTGCACCGCTCCGCCATCACCCTCAAGCTGCTCACCCACGAGCCGAGTGGCGCGATCGTCGCCGCCCCCACGACGAGCCTTCCGGAGACGATCGGCGGCACCCGCAACTGGGACTACCGCTACGTGTGGATCCGCGACGCCGGCTTCAGCCTGTACGCGCTGCTGCGTCTCGGGTTCACGTCGGAGGCGAACGCGTTCACCCGCTGGCTGTCGGAGCGGCTCGGCGAGGAGCGCGAGGACGAGGCCGAGCTCGGGCCGCTGCGGGTGCTGTACGACATCGACGGGTCGGCGCCCACCGACGAGCACGAGCTCGACCACCTGTCGGGCTACCGCGACTCTCGTCCGGTGCGGGTCGGGAACGCGGCCGTCGACCAGATGCAGCTCGACATCTACGGCGAGGTCATCGACGCCGTCTACCTGTTCGACAAGTACGGGCCGGGCATCAGCCACGACGCGTGGAACGACCTGCGGCGCGTGCTCGACTGGGTGCTCGAGCACTGGGACGCCGACGACGCCGGCATGTGGGAGATCCGCGGCGACGTGCGCGCCCACACCACCAGCCGGCTCATGTGCTGGGTCGCGGTCGAGCGGATGATCCGCATGGCCCGGCGCCGGGGGCTGCCCGGCGACGTCGGCGCGTGGTCGCGGGTGCGCGACGAGATCCACGAGCGGATCCTCAGCGACCACTGGGACCCGCACCACGAGACGTTCCTCATGGCCGAGGCCGACCCGGACGCCGCCCCCGACGACGACCCGGTGCTCGACGCCGGCGTGCTGCTGATGCCGATGGTGAAGTTCTGCTCGCCCGTCGACCCGCGGTTCCTGTCGACGCTGGCGGCCGTCGAGGAGCAGCTCGTCGCCGACAGCCTCGTCTTCCGCTACGACGTCCACGCCGCCCCCGACGGCATCGAGGACGCCGACGCCGACGGCGACGGGGTGGGCGACGGCGAGGGCACCTTCAGCCTCTGCTCGTTCTGGTACGTCGAGGCGTTGACCCGCGCCGGTCGTCTGCGCGAGGCCGAGGTCGCGCTGGAGAAGATGTTCACGTACGCCAATCACCTCGGCCTCTACGCCGAGCAGATCGGCGCCACCGGCGACCAGCTCGGCAACTTTCCCCAGGCCTTCACGCACCTGTCCCTCATCAGCGCCGCCATCAACCTCGACCGCGCGTTGGCCTGACGGGGTCCCGCCGTCGCGCCGGCTGCGGGAGCCTGACCTTGCTGGTGCGCTGCCTGCGGGAGCCTGACCTTGCTGGTGCGCTGCCGCGGCTCGCGCTGGGGGTGGTCTCCGCAAGGGCCTCGACCGGCAGCGGGCCTGGGGGCGGGTTCGGGTCTCGGGGTCTGGCCTGGGCTCTCGGGTGACGCATGATTCTTCGTCTCTGCGTTCGCGCGTTTCATCGGTGGATCTGCAACATCAGGAGCGCCCCTGCGGTTGATGATCCACCGATGGAGGGCGTCGCGCCGGAAGGATTCTGCCTTGGCGTGGACCGTTCCACGCGAAAGCAGAATCGTGCGTCCCCCCAACCCCAAGGGCACCCAAGCTTCTGCGTCCGCGTGCGTTCGCCCCAGCACCAAGTCCCGGCCCGAGACCCCAGACCAGCGCGGATGCCAGCCGCCCGGTCGAAGCCCTTTCGGAGACCACCCCCAGCGAACGCCGAGGCGGCGCAGCAACGAGCCGAGACCCGCGCAGACGTCGCACCAGCACGTCGAGACATCCCGAGGCAGCGCAGCAGGAGGACGAGACCTCTGAGGCCCCCACCCCAGCAAGACCCCCGAGATGCCAGGATCTCCCGCATGGGCACCCCGACGACGACGCAAGCAGGCTCGACGGCGAGACGCCTCGTCGCGGCCGTCGCCGTCCTCGTCGCGCTCGCAGGCTGCGGTGCTGCGGGCGGCCCGCGCTACGACATCCCCCACGATGCGGCGTCGGGCGGGCAGACGTTGCGCCAGGCGCAGGCTGCCGTCTCGAGCATCCCCGGCCTGACGATCGACGTGGCTGGGGGCGAGCCGCCGAACATCAAGGGCAACACCGGCTACGACGTCCGGGTCACGGTCGCGCCGGGGTACCGGATCGTCGACGGACCCGCGCTGGTGACGTTCCTGGTGGAGTCGGCGTGGTCCGTGCGCACCGGCTACCTGCCGAACACGTACATCACGGTCAGCGTCGACACCGGCGACGGCCCCGAGTTCGACGTCGACGCAGCAGCGGCCGAGGGCGGATGGGTCGAGCGCGGCGAGCCCGTCCCCGGGCAGACGTCCTTCAGCCTCGTCAACGTGCGCACCGACGACGGCTCACCCGCTCGCGAACGGTTGGGCGACTGGCCCGGCGACGTCCCCGCCTTCCCGCGCGGCGTGACCGCCCGGCGCTGATCGAGCGGCCCGCCCCGCCTCGCGTCCTCAGGCCCGTTGACGTGGGGCCCCACGTAAACCAGCTCCCCCCAACGCAACCGTGCGTCGTTCTCGCACGTTTGAGTGGGGCCCCACGCAAACGCGCAGGCGGAGCGGGCCCGGTCAGCGGCGACGCGAGCGGAGAGAGTCCGACAGGATGCCGACGAGGGCCTCGAGCTGGACGTCGGTGACGTCGACCTCGGTGTCCTCACCGTCGAGGGCGCGGGCGGCGAGCCCGGCCTTGCTGTCGATGAGCTCCACGATGCGCGTGTCGATCGTCTGCGAGGCGATGATGCGCCACGCGGTGACCGGCTCCTCCTGACCGATGCGGTGCACGCGGTCGATCGCCTGCATCTGCTCCGCGTCGGTCCACGACAGCTCCGCGAGGACCACGTTCGACGCCACCTGCAGGTTGATGCCGACGCCGGCCGCGGTCAGCGAGCAGACGATGATCTGCGTGCCCGGGTCGTTCTGGAACGCGTCGATCGCCTTCGCGCGCGCCGCGGCCGTCTGGTCGCCGCGGATGGTCGAGTAGCCGATGCCGCGCTCCTCGAACGCCTTCTGCGCGGCGTCCATGACGTCGAGGTGCTTCGCGAAGAACACGACCTTGCCGACGCTGCGCGCCAGCTGGGCGGTGTAGTCGGCAGCCAGACCGGCCTTGGCCTGGCCGATGCGACGCACCATCGAGAACACGTTCTCGCCGGTCGACTCGTTGGCCTCCTCGCGCTCCCACGCCGCGACCTTGCGGACGAGGTCGAGGTCGAGCACGTCGGCCACCGGGTGCCCGGCCTCGACCCGGGCGGCGGCCGCCCGGTCGTAGCGGGCGACGAGCCGACGGGCCAGCTCGGCCTCGGCGGCGCGGATGGAGCGGCCGGCCTCGCCGTCGAGCTCGACGGGCATGTCGGCGATGCGGCGGGCGGGGATGTCGGCGGCGACGTCGATCTTGCGACGTCGGACGATGCCCATGTCGATGACGGCCTGCCGGGCGGCGGGGAAGAAGCCGG from Aeromicrobium erythreum encodes:
- a CDS encoding glycoside hydrolase family 15 protein, with protein sequence MTGSPPGPTSGPLPISDHGLVGDLRTAALVGTDGTIGWFCPGRFDAPSVFASVLDDERGGAWELEPVDGSVRSQQFYFPDTAILATRFLTDDGVVEVHDFMPVLRAEDPDHRQRLVRRVVAVRGRSVVRTRVAARPHYGRTTPDLELLDVASGHGVSLTCEGRGDDPGVRMAFGATVPLEVDAGDVTAEFTLEEGERALFVLEVLDPHADTPTDGCDDTDTSALFEATSQFWRSWLSQSTYAGRWRETVHRSAITLKLLTHEPSGAIVAAPTTSLPETIGGTRNWDYRYVWIRDAGFSLYALLRLGFTSEANAFTRWLSERLGEEREDEAELGPLRVLYDIDGSAPTDEHELDHLSGYRDSRPVRVGNAAVDQMQLDIYGEVIDAVYLFDKYGPGISHDAWNDLRRVLDWVLEHWDADDAGMWEIRGDVRAHTTSRLMCWVAVERMIRMARRRGLPGDVGAWSRVRDEIHERILSDHWDPHHETFLMAEADPDAAPDDDPVLDAGVLLMPMVKFCSPVDPRFLSTLAAVEEQLVADSLVFRYDVHAAPDGIEDADADGDGVGDGEGTFSLCSFWYVEALTRAGRLREAEVALEKMFTYANHLGLYAEQIGATGDQLGNFPQAFTHLSLISAAINLDRALA